A single genomic interval of Polyangium spumosum harbors:
- a CDS encoding Stp1/IreP family PP2C-type Ser/Thr phosphatase, giving the protein MAQQLRIEVAGETNVGRKRNHNEDNFAIMAEYGLFIVADGMGGHASGEVASKMAVDAMQEFFAQTQEDPERTWPYKMDRTKGYEENRLITGIKLANLRIYETAQRESKKRGMGTTFVGIFTANDGVYIAHVGDSRVYRHRDGKLECLTEDHSLLNDYIKMKRLTPEEIANFPHKNVIVRALGMKETVKVDTRFEVPAVNDTYLLCSDGLSGPVTDPEIADILSRHGDIKTATAKLIERANENGGPDNVTCVLVRWTL; this is encoded by the coding sequence GTGGCTCAACAGCTCCGCATCGAGGTAGCCGGCGAGACGAACGTCGGCCGCAAGCGTAATCACAACGAAGACAACTTCGCGATCATGGCGGAGTACGGCCTCTTCATCGTGGCCGACGGCATGGGTGGTCATGCATCGGGCGAGGTCGCCTCGAAGATGGCCGTCGATGCGATGCAAGAGTTCTTCGCGCAGACGCAGGAAGATCCCGAGCGCACGTGGCCCTACAAGATGGATCGCACCAAGGGCTACGAAGAGAACCGCCTCATCACGGGCATCAAGCTCGCGAACCTGCGCATCTACGAGACGGCGCAACGCGAGTCGAAGAAGCGCGGCATGGGGACGACGTTCGTCGGCATCTTCACGGCGAACGACGGCGTGTACATCGCCCACGTCGGTGACAGCCGCGTCTACCGGCATCGCGACGGCAAGCTCGAGTGCCTCACCGAGGACCACTCGCTGCTCAACGACTACATCAAGATGAAGCGCCTCACGCCCGAGGAGATCGCGAACTTCCCGCACAAGAACGTCATCGTTCGCGCCCTCGGGATGAAGGAGACCGTCAAGGTCGACACGCGCTTCGAGGTGCCTGCCGTCAACGACACCTACCTGCTCTGCTCCGACGGCCTCTCCGGCCCCGTGACCGACCCCGAGATCGCCGACATCCTCTCGCGTCACGGCGACATCAAGACCGCGACGGCGAAGCTCATCGAGCGCGCGAACGAGAACGGCGGACCGGACAACGTCACGTGTGTCCTCGTCCGCTGGACGCTCTGA